A genomic region of Rhizobium sp. NXC24 contains the following coding sequences:
- a CDS encoding ABC transporter permease — protein MTATAETTQPGWRDWLLSDRPQSRRQASLGRAYVTWRQFSANRLAVLGLLIIVVLILVAAFANVIAPYPPSIGDLTNAYLKPPGTGGYLLGTDNLGRDILSRLIYGSRWTLYIVVLVAIISAPLGLFIGMIAGYAGGWIDTVLMRITDIFLAFPKLVLALAFAGALGPGIENAIIAIAITSWPPYARLARAETMTVRRSDYIAAVQLMGASPIRIVFRHIMPLCISSVIVRVTLDMAGVILTAAGLGFLGLGAQPPLPEWGAMIATGFKYYLDQWWVAAMPGIAILIVSLGFNLLGDGLRDALDPKESGQ, from the coding sequence ATGACGGCGACCGCTGAGACCACGCAACCTGGCTGGCGTGACTGGCTGCTGTCGGATCGGCCGCAGTCGCGCCGGCAAGCGAGCCTCGGACGTGCCTATGTCACATGGCGGCAATTTTCCGCCAATCGGCTGGCGGTTCTCGGATTGCTGATCATTGTCGTCCTCATTCTTGTGGCGGCATTTGCCAATGTTATCGCCCCCTATCCGCCGAGTATTGGGGATCTCACCAATGCCTATCTGAAGCCGCCCGGGACCGGCGGCTATCTTCTCGGTACCGACAATCTCGGGCGCGATATCCTGTCCCGTTTGATCTATGGGTCGCGATGGACCCTCTATATCGTTGTTCTCGTCGCGATCATTTCGGCGCCGCTCGGGCTGTTTATCGGTATGATAGCTGGCTATGCAGGTGGCTGGATCGACACCGTGCTGATGCGTATCACCGATATCTTCCTTGCCTTTCCGAAGTTGGTGCTGGCGCTCGCTTTTGCCGGCGCGCTCGGCCCCGGCATCGAGAATGCCATCATTGCGATCGCCATCACCTCCTGGCCGCCCTATGCGCGCCTGGCGCGGGCTGAGACGATGACGGTGCGGCGCTCCGATTATATCGCTGCCGTGCAACTCATGGGCGCCTCGCCGATCCGTATCGTCTTCCGCCATATCATGCCGCTCTGCATCTCCTCGGTGATCGTGCGTGTCACGCTCGATATGGCCGGCGTTATTCTGACGGCGGCGGGTCTCGGTTTCCTCGGCCTGGGCGCACAGCCCCCTCTGCCGGAATGGGGCGCGATGATTGCCACCGGGTTCAAATACTATCTCGATCAATGGTGGGTGGCGGCAATGCCGGGTATCGCCATCCTGATCGTCAGCCTGGGCTTCAACCTGCTCGGCGACGGTTTGCGGGATGCGCTCGATCCGAAGGAGAGCGGCCAATGA
- a CDS encoding sugar ABC transporter substrate-binding protein, which translates to MRKLILGSAMALLLSTAAHAENIGVSMALFDDNFLTVLRNGMQDYAKTMKGVTLQVEDAQNDVAKQQSQIQNFIASKVDAIIVNPVDTDATAAMSKLAADAKIPLIYVNREPANVDSLPDKQAFVASNEQESGTLEAKEVCRLLKGKGKAVVMMGELSNQAARMRTKDVHDVLATDECKGIQIVQEQTANWQRTQGSDLMTNWLSSGLEFDAVISNNDEMAIGAIQALKAAGKSMDKVVIGGVDATQDALAAMQAGDLDVTVFQDAAGQGKGAVDAALKLAKGDKVDKKVYIPFQLVTPQNVKDFVKKN; encoded by the coding sequence ATGAGAAAACTCATTCTGGGCTCCGCGATGGCGCTTCTGCTGTCGACTGCGGCCCATGCCGAAAACATCGGCGTGTCGATGGCGCTGTTCGACGACAACTTCCTGACCGTTCTGCGCAACGGCATGCAGGACTATGCCAAGACGATGAAGGGTGTGACGCTGCAGGTCGAAGACGCCCAGAACGACGTCGCCAAGCAGCAGAGCCAAATCCAGAATTTCATCGCCAGTAAGGTCGATGCCATCATCGTAAACCCGGTCGACACGGATGCCACGGCTGCCATGTCGAAGCTCGCTGCTGATGCGAAAATTCCGCTGATCTACGTCAACCGCGAACCGGCAAACGTCGACAGCCTGCCGGATAAACAGGCTTTCGTCGCTTCCAACGAGCAGGAATCCGGCACGCTGGAAGCCAAGGAAGTTTGCCGCCTGCTGAAGGGCAAGGGCAAGGCCGTCGTCATGATGGGCGAACTGTCGAACCAGGCAGCCCGCATGCGTACCAAGGACGTGCATGACGTTCTCGCCACCGACGAATGCAAGGGCATCCAGATCGTTCAGGAACAGACTGCCAACTGGCAGCGTACCCAGGGCTCCGACCTGATGACCAACTGGCTCTCCAGCGGTTTGGAATTCGATGCCGTCATTTCCAACAATGACGAAATGGCGATCGGTGCCATTCAGGCGCTGAAGGCAGCCGGAAAGTCGATGGATAAGGTTGTCATCGGCGGTGTCGACGCCACGCAGGACGCCTTGGCGGCCATGCAGGCCGGCGACCTCGACGTCACCGTTTTCCAGGACGCAGCCGGTCAGGGCAAGGGTGCGGTCGATGCCGCGCTGAAGCTTGCCAAGGGTGATAAGGTCGACAAGAAGGTCTATATTCCCTTCCAGCTCGTGACGCCCCAGAACGTCAAGGACTTCGTCAAGAAGAACTAA
- a CDS encoding ABC transporter permease — MVSKVAEATAPSVTRPRRRRVPPELGIFLVLIGIALLCEILGWIFVGQSFLLNVQRLKIMILQVSVIGIISVGVTQVIITGGIDLSSGSVVGLTAMVAASFAQSSTWARALYPALTDMPFFVPIGIGLLIGLAAGYVNGQLITKTKIPPFIATLGMMVSARGLSKLYTKGQPVSGLTDQFNFIGTGIWPVVVFLLVALIFHIVLRYTRYGKFTYAIGANVQAARVSGINVEAHLVKVYAIAGLLAGLAGIITAARVQTAQAGMGVTYELDAIAAAVIGGTSLTGGVGRITGTIIGTVILGVMISGFTFLNVDAYYQEIAKGIIIVAAVAIDVYRQKKRVKH, encoded by the coding sequence ATGGTTAGCAAAGTTGCAGAGGCGACCGCACCGTCAGTGACGCGTCCCAGGCGCCGCCGCGTCCCGCCGGAACTCGGCATCTTCCTGGTGCTGATCGGCATTGCGCTCCTGTGCGAAATCCTCGGCTGGATCTTCGTCGGTCAGAGCTTTCTGCTCAATGTGCAGCGCCTGAAGATCATGATCCTGCAGGTTTCCGTGATCGGCATCATCTCGGTCGGGGTCACGCAGGTCATCATCACCGGCGGCATCGATCTTTCATCGGGCTCCGTCGTCGGGTTGACCGCCATGGTGGCGGCGAGCTTCGCACAGTCCTCGACCTGGGCGCGGGCGCTTTATCCAGCGCTGACCGATATGCCGTTTTTCGTTCCGATCGGCATCGGCCTGCTGATCGGCCTTGCCGCCGGTTACGTCAACGGCCAGCTCATCACGAAAACCAAGATTCCGCCGTTCATCGCGACGCTTGGCATGATGGTATCGGCCCGCGGCCTGTCGAAATTGTACACGAAGGGGCAACCGGTCTCCGGCCTCACCGATCAGTTCAATTTTATCGGCACCGGCATCTGGCCCGTCGTCGTCTTCCTGCTTGTCGCGCTGATCTTCCATATCGTGCTGCGCTACACGCGCTACGGCAAGTTCACCTATGCGATCGGCGCCAATGTGCAGGCAGCACGCGTCTCCGGCATCAATGTCGAGGCACATCTGGTAAAGGTCTATGCGATTGCCGGACTTCTGGCCGGGCTTGCCGGCATCATCACCGCCGCCCGCGTCCAGACGGCGCAGGCTGGCATGGGTGTAACCTACGAGTTGGATGCGATCGCCGCTGCCGTCATCGGCGGCACCTCGCTCACGGGCGGTGTCGGACGCATTACCGGCACGATCATTGGTACGGTTATCCTCGGCGTGATGATCTCGGGATTCACCTTCCTGAACGTCGACGCCTACTATCAGGAAATCGCCAAGGGCATCATCATCGTCGCCGCCGTCGCAATCGACGTCTACCGCCAGAAGAAGCGGGTCAAACACTGA
- a CDS encoding alkaline phosphatase family protein: MPNPISIKRRASSERPNVLLISADQWRGDCLSAVGHPCVKTPNIDALARDGVLFRRHFAGAAPCSPARATLYTGLYQMNHRVCRNGSPLDVRFDNLALAARRAGYDPTLFGYTDTAPDPRGMDPNDPHLTTYEGVLPGFSVRQLLPEHEKQWLSWLRSKGHEGATSRDIHIPVGVKPGDISNAAPAYSKDETQTAFLAGEFIRWLGEQDEPWFAHVSFLRPHPPFSVPEPYNRMFAASDGPAFARAADRQAELAAHPFLAFAIPLIGKGGFIHGGEGPASDWTAEDLSAIRATYYGMIAEVDAQLGRIWQALRDADAWDDTLIVFTSDHAEMMGDHWMLGKGGFFDGSYHIPLVIRDPGQPGGTGRQVERFTSAADIFPTLCDRLGLVPDNHLDGETLLPFMEGAEPERWRDAAFWEFDFRDIANGEAERHLGLRSNACNLAVIRDERFKYVHFTGLPPLLFDLANDPMELSNLADDPDYAATRLACAEKLLSLRAEHLDQTLAYTELTEKGPVSRRP; the protein is encoded by the coding sequence ATGCCAAATCCAATCAGCATTAAGCGTCGGGCTTCGAGCGAGCGCCCGAATGTATTGCTGATATCGGCTGATCAATGGCGGGGCGATTGTCTCTCCGCCGTCGGTCACCCCTGCGTGAAGACGCCCAATATCGACGCTCTGGCGCGCGACGGTGTGTTGTTCCGCCGGCATTTCGCCGGAGCAGCACCCTGCTCGCCGGCGCGGGCGACGCTTTATACCGGCCTTTATCAGATGAACCATCGCGTCTGCCGCAATGGTTCGCCGCTGGATGTGCGTTTCGACAACCTGGCGCTTGCCGCCCGCCGCGCCGGCTATGATCCGACCTTGTTCGGCTATACCGATACGGCGCCGGATCCGCGTGGCATGGACCCCAACGATCCGCATCTGACGACCTATGAGGGCGTACTTCCCGGTTTCAGCGTGCGCCAGCTTCTGCCGGAGCATGAAAAGCAATGGCTTTCATGGCTGCGCTCGAAGGGGCATGAGGGGGCGACGAGCCGTGATATCCACATCCCCGTCGGCGTGAAGCCAGGTGACATCTCCAATGCCGCGCCGGCTTACTCCAAGGATGAGACGCAGACGGCTTTTCTCGCCGGCGAATTCATTCGCTGGCTCGGCGAACAGGACGAGCCCTGGTTCGCGCATGTCTCGTTCCTCAGGCCGCATCCGCCGTTTTCGGTGCCTGAACCCTATAACCGCATGTTTGCCGCAAGCGACGGACCGGCTTTTGCGCGCGCTGCCGACCGCCAGGCAGAGTTGGCGGCACATCCCTTTCTCGCCTTCGCCATCCCGCTGATCGGCAAGGGCGGCTTCATCCATGGCGGCGAGGGGCCTGCGAGCGACTGGACGGCTGAGGATCTCTCAGCGATCCGCGCCACCTACTACGGCATGATCGCCGAAGTGGATGCGCAGCTCGGGCGGATCTGGCAGGCGCTGAGGGATGCGGATGCCTGGGACGATACGCTGATCGTCTTCACGTCAGACCACGCGGAAATGATGGGTGATCACTGGATGCTGGGTAAGGGCGGCTTTTTCGATGGCAGCTATCATATCCCGCTGGTCATCCGCGATCCCGGGCAGCCTGGCGGTACCGGCCGGCAGGTGGAGCGTTTCACCAGCGCCGCCGATATTTTCCCGACGCTTTGCGATCGCCTGGGTCTCGTGCCCGACAATCATCTCGACGGTGAGACGCTTCTGCCCTTTATGGAGGGCGCGGAGCCGGAGCGGTGGCGCGATGCGGCCTTCTGGGAGTTCGATTTCCGCGATATCGCTAACGGCGAGGCGGAACGGCATCTCGGCCTCAGGTCGAATGCCTGCAATCTCGCCGTCATCAGGGACGAACGTTTCAAATACGTCCACTTCACCGGCCTGCCGCCCTTGCTGTTCGACCTAGCGAATGATCCGATGGAGCTCTCCAATCTCGCCGATGACCCGGATTATGCGGCAACTCGGCTTGCCTGTGCCGAAAAGCTGCTGTCGCTGAGGGCCGAGCATCTCGATCAGACACTCGCCTATACCGAACTGACGGAAAAAGGGCCGGTATCGCGCCGGCCCTGA
- a CDS encoding ABC transporter permease yields the protein MSTVERKMEVRPKKGRAAPILMGVLRFLVVAVTTYLGLLAVTFFIGRVIPIDPALAIAGDHAPTQVLERLRREMHLDQPLYLQFYYYLLSALTGDFGTSVLTTNPVMDDIRRVFPATMELATVGTIIGAIFGIPFGVLAAVRRNSFIDQIVRVIGLVGYSVPVFWLAMVSLVIFYAKLGWVAYPGRIDIAFEYTFTPITGFYLIDSAMQGQWDVFWDAFRHIILPASLLGYFSLAYISRMTRSFMLNELGQEYIVAARAKGLSETRVIWGHALRSAAVPLITVIALSYAGLLEGSVLTEIVFSWPGIGFYITSSLQNADMNAVLGGTVVVGTAFIGINLLSDLLYRTLDPRTRRK from the coding sequence TTGAGCACTGTCGAACGGAAAATGGAGGTGCGGCCCAAAAAGGGCCGTGCCGCGCCCATTCTGATGGGCGTTCTGCGCTTCCTGGTCGTGGCGGTCACGACCTATCTCGGCCTTCTCGCCGTCACTTTCTTCATCGGGCGCGTCATCCCGATCGATCCGGCATTGGCGATTGCCGGTGACCATGCACCTACGCAGGTGCTGGAGCGCCTGCGCCGTGAAATGCATCTCGATCAGCCGCTCTATCTGCAGTTCTATTATTATCTACTGAGTGCCCTGACCGGCGATTTCGGCACATCCGTGCTGACGACCAATCCGGTGATGGACGATATCCGGCGCGTTTTTCCGGCGACGATGGAGCTTGCGACCGTTGGTACGATCATCGGCGCGATCTTCGGAATTCCCTTCGGCGTGCTTGCCGCCGTGCGCCGCAACAGCTTCATCGACCAGATCGTCCGCGTCATCGGCCTCGTCGGCTATTCGGTGCCGGTATTCTGGCTGGCCATGGTGTCGCTCGTCATCTTTTATGCCAAGCTGGGCTGGGTGGCCTATCCCGGGCGCATCGACATCGCCTTCGAATATACCTTCACGCCGATCACCGGCTTTTATCTGATCGACAGCGCCATGCAGGGGCAATGGGATGTGTTCTGGGATGCATTCCGCCACATCATTCTGCCGGCCTCGCTGCTCGGCTACTTCTCGCTTGCCTATATCAGCCGGATGACGCGCAGTTTCATGCTGAACGAACTCGGCCAGGAATATATCGTCGCGGCCCGCGCCAAGGGGCTTTCGGAAACGCGGGTGATCTGGGGACATGCGCTGCGCAGCGCCGCCGTGCCGCTGATCACGGTGATCGCGCTCTCCTATGCCGGATTGCTGGAAGGTTCGGTGCTGACGGAGATCGTGTTCTCCTGGCCGGGCATCGGTTTCTACATCACCAGCTCGCTGCAGAACGCCGATATGAACGCCGTGCTCGGCGGAACTGTCGTCGTCGGTACAGCCTTCATCGGGATTAACCTGCTCTCCGACCTGCTTTACCGCACTCTCGATCCAAGGACGCGACGCAAATGA
- a CDS encoding sugar ABC transporter ATP-binding protein, producing the protein MVVSPSTMAAVRASGAVPNAAYLLSAEGIRKEFPGVLALDDVSFRLKRGTVHALMGENGAGKSTLMKILAGIYIPDQGEVRLKGVEIRLKSPLDALENGIAMIHQELNLMPFMTVAENIWIRREPKNRLGFVDHAEMNRKTDELFRRLNITIDPEIQVRELSVANRQMVEIAKAVSYNSDVLIMDEPTSALTEREVAHLFEIIRDLRAQGIGIVYITHKMNELFEIADEFSVFRDGKYIGTHTSTDVTRDDIIRMMVGREITQMFPKEEVPIGDTVLSVKGLTLNGVFSDVSFDVKAGEILGVAGLVGSGRSNVAEALFGVTPASSGTIELFGKKVDISSPATAIRHGMAFLTEDRKDTGCLLILSVLENMQVAVLHDKFVRAGFVQEGAMEATCEEMARKLRIKTPNLDERIENLSGGNQQKALIGRWLLTNPRILILDEPTRGIDVGAKAEIHRLVTEMARNGVAVIMISSEMPEVLGMSDRIMVMHEGRVTGFLDRAEATQVKVMELAAQ; encoded by the coding sequence ATGGTTGTGAGCCCATCCACCATGGCTGCGGTGCGCGCCAGCGGCGCGGTCCCCAATGCCGCCTATCTGCTGAGTGCCGAAGGCATTCGCAAGGAATTTCCGGGCGTGCTGGCCCTCGATGATGTTTCCTTCCGTCTAAAGCGCGGCACCGTGCATGCGCTGATGGGCGAAAACGGCGCCGGCAAGTCGACGCTGATGAAAATTCTAGCCGGCATCTATATTCCGGATCAGGGCGAAGTGCGCCTGAAGGGCGTCGAGATTCGTCTGAAGTCTCCGCTGGATGCGCTGGAAAACGGCATTGCGATGATCCATCAGGAGCTCAACCTGATGCCGTTCATGACCGTTGCCGAGAATATCTGGATCCGTCGCGAGCCGAAGAACCGCTTGGGCTTCGTCGACCATGCCGAGATGAACAGGAAGACCGACGAGCTCTTTCGCCGCCTGAACATCACCATCGATCCGGAAATTCAGGTGCGCGAGCTTTCGGTCGCCAACCGCCAGATGGTCGAGATCGCCAAGGCGGTATCCTATAATTCCGACGTGCTGATCATGGATGAGCCGACGTCGGCGCTGACCGAACGCGAAGTGGCGCATCTCTTCGAGATCATACGCGATCTGCGCGCGCAGGGCATCGGCATCGTCTACATCACCCACAAAATGAACGAGCTGTTCGAGATCGCCGATGAATTCTCGGTGTTCCGTGACGGAAAATATATCGGCACGCATACGTCCACCGACGTCACCCGCGACGACATTATCCGCATGATGGTCGGCCGCGAGATCACCCAGATGTTCCCGAAAGAAGAGGTGCCGATCGGCGACACCGTCCTTTCCGTCAAGGGGCTCACCCTGAACGGCGTGTTTTCCGATGTCTCCTTCGATGTTAAGGCCGGCGAAATCTTGGGGGTCGCGGGTCTCGTCGGCTCCGGCCGTTCGAATGTCGCCGAAGCGCTGTTCGGCGTGACGCCGGCTTCGTCCGGCACGATCGAGCTTTTCGGCAAGAAGGTCGATATCTCCTCGCCGGCGACGGCAATCCGGCACGGCATGGCGTTCCTGACGGAAGACCGGAAGGATACCGGCTGTCTGCTGATCCTCAGTGTGCTCGAGAACATGCAGGTCGCCGTGCTGCACGACAAGTTCGTGCGGGCCGGCTTCGTGCAGGAGGGCGCGATGGAGGCGACTTGCGAGGAGATGGCGCGCAAGCTGCGCATCAAGACGCCGAACCTTGACGAGCGCATCGAAAATCTTTCCGGCGGCAATCAGCAGAAAGCGCTGATCGGCCGTTGGCTGCTCACCAATCCGCGCATCCTGATCCTGGACGAGCCGACCCGCGGCATCGATGTCGGCGCGAAGGCGGAAATCCACCGCCTGGTCACCGAAATGGCGCGTAACGGCGTCGCTGTCATCATGATTTCGTCGGAGATGCCGGAGGTTCTCGGCATGAGCGATCGCATCATGGTGATGCATGAGGGACGGGTGACCGGTTTTCTCGATCGTGCGGAAGCAACTCAAGTGAAGGTGATGGAACTGGCCGCGCAGTGA
- a CDS encoding DUF1993 domain-containing protein produces MPSMYRFSVPVFQRGLANLATYLDAIEAYAAENGTDPNELVGARLIDDMLPLSGQFQRATDSAKLAIARLTGIDAPRFEDNETTVAELRERVKKTEDFLATITPETMQGTESREVTIAPGGNKIVFSGEDYLASFALPNFFFHVTTVHDILRSRGLPVGKMTYLGPFAR; encoded by the coding sequence ATGCCCTCGATGTACCGCTTCTCAGTCCCCGTCTTTCAACGCGGCCTCGCGAATCTTGCGACCTATCTCGACGCGATCGAGGCCTATGCGGCGGAAAACGGCACCGATCCGAACGAACTTGTCGGCGCACGCCTCATTGACGACATGCTGCCGCTCTCCGGCCAATTTCAACGCGCCACCGACAGCGCCAAACTCGCTATCGCCCGGCTGACGGGCATTGACGCGCCGCGCTTCGAAGACAACGAAACCACCGTTGCAGAGCTGCGCGAACGCGTGAAGAAGACGGAGGATTTCCTGGCGACGATCACGCCGGAGACGATGCAAGGCACCGAGAGCCGCGAAGTGACGATCGCGCCCGGCGGAAACAAGATCGTGTTCAGCGGCGAGGATTATCTCGCAAGCTTCGCTCTGCCGAACTTCTTCTTCCACGTCACCACAGTGCACGACATTCTGCGCAGCCGCGGGCTGCCGGTCGGCAAGATGACCTATCTCGGCCCGTTTGCCCGATAG
- a CDS encoding dipeptidase, with amino-acid sequence MQSVFDGHNDVLLRLWNHAREGTDPVAEFRDGISTGHIDAPRAKAGGLGGGLCAIYIPSGNLVFADPDRNGHYATPLSPPLERASSLDIALEMAAIALKLDRAGVWKLCRSTAEIRDCMEKGIFAAVMHMEGCEAIDADLVALETFYAAGLRSLGPVWSRNNVFAHGVPFAYPSSPDTGPGLTDAGFALVRECNRLGIVIDLAHITEKGFWDVAKTSDQPLVASHSNAHALTPVARNLTDKQLDAIRESRGIVGLNYATAMLREDGRSDANTRIEVLVRHVDHLVSRVGIDCVGLGSDFDGATIPEEIGDAAGNQKLIAALRNVGYAEADLVKLCRENWLRILASAWGESSKSRA; translated from the coding sequence ATGCAATCCGTATTTGATGGCCATAACGACGTTCTACTGAGACTCTGGAATCATGCCCGCGAAGGAACTGATCCGGTCGCCGAGTTCAGGGATGGAATATCGACTGGCCATATCGATGCGCCCCGCGCCAAGGCCGGTGGGCTGGGCGGCGGCCTCTGCGCCATCTATATCCCCTCCGGCAATCTCGTCTTCGCCGATCCCGATCGCAACGGCCATTATGCAACACCGCTCTCGCCGCCGCTGGAGCGGGCGTCGTCGCTCGATATCGCGCTTGAAATGGCGGCGATCGCCCTCAAGCTCGATCGCGCCGGCGTCTGGAAGCTTTGCCGCTCGACCGCCGAAATCCGCGACTGCATGGAAAAGGGCATCTTCGCCGCGGTGATGCACATGGAGGGCTGCGAGGCCATCGACGCCGATCTCGTCGCGCTCGAAACCTTCTATGCGGCCGGCCTGCGCTCGCTCGGCCCCGTCTGGAGCCGCAATAACGTCTTTGCCCATGGCGTACCCTTCGCCTATCCGAGCTCGCCCGATACCGGGCCGGGCCTCACCGATGCTGGTTTTGCGCTGGTGCGCGAGTGCAATCGGCTCGGCATCGTCATCGACCTTGCCCATATCACCGAGAAAGGCTTCTGGGATGTGGCGAAGACATCGGATCAGCCGCTGGTCGCCAGCCATTCCAACGCGCATGCGCTCACCCCCGTCGCCCGCAATCTCACCGACAAGCAGCTCGACGCCATCAGGGAGAGCCGCGGCATCGTCGGTTTGAACTATGCGACGGCCATGCTGCGCGAGGACGGCCGCTCGGATGCCAACACCCGGATCGAGGTGTTGGTTCGCCATGTCGACCACCTCGTCAGCCGTGTCGGCATCGATTGCGTCGGCCTCGGATCGGACTTCGACGGAGCGACGATTCCGGAAGAAATCGGCGACGCTGCAGGCAACCAAAAGCTGATTGCTGCGCTCAGGAACGTTGGCTATGCTGAAGCCGATCTTGTGAAGCTATGCAGGGAGAACTGGCTTCGTATCCTGGCTTCTGCTTGGGGAGAGAGCAGCAAGTCGCGTGCGTGA
- a CDS encoding ABC transporter substrate-binding protein, giving the protein MMMIKMNRNFRALSAGAALTLLTMAVPSAFATTPKDTLVEGFAFDDILSMDPAEAYELSAAEVTGNSYSLLVRLDINDTSKIQGDLAESWSVSDDHLTYTFKLKPGLKFASGNPITADDVAWSFERVVKLNKSPAFILTQFGLTGDNVTEKAKATDPSTFTFTVDKPYAPSFVLNCLTATVAEVVDKKLVMEHVKPVTPSADNKYDNDFGNGWLKTGYAGSGPFKLREWRANQAVVLERNDNYYGEKPKLARVIYRFMKESSAQRLALENGDIDVARNLSPTDLAAIEKNAELTSTNAPKGTIYYVSLNQKNPNLAKPEVQQAFKYLVDYDAISKTLIKGIGEIHQTFEPKGMLGSLDENPFKLDVAKAKDLLAKAGLPNGFSVTMDVRSIEPDTGVATSIQQTLGQAGIKVEIIPGDGKQKLTKYRARNHDIYFGNWGNDYWDPHSNADTFTNNPDNSDAGTNKTLAWRNDWTTPELDKETKAALFEVDAAKRGAMYQEIQKKYLDASPFVFLFQQTEVAGYRKDVKDFKLGPSFDTNFVWPVSK; this is encoded by the coding sequence ATGATGATGATCAAGATGAACCGCAACTTTCGCGCCCTTTCGGCCGGTGCGGCTCTCACGCTTTTGACGATGGCTGTGCCGAGCGCTTTCGCGACAACGCCGAAGGATACGCTGGTTGAAGGTTTCGCCTTCGACGACATTCTCAGCATGGACCCGGCCGAAGCCTACGAACTCTCCGCCGCCGAGGTTACCGGCAACAGCTACAGCCTGCTCGTTCGCCTCGATATCAACGATACCTCCAAGATCCAGGGCGATCTTGCCGAGAGCTGGTCGGTCTCCGACGATCACCTGACCTATACGTTCAAGCTGAAGCCCGGCCTCAAATTCGCATCGGGCAATCCGATCACCGCCGATGACGTCGCCTGGTCCTTCGAGCGCGTCGTCAAGCTCAACAAGAGCCCCGCTTTCATCCTCACCCAGTTCGGCCTGACCGGCGACAACGTCACGGAAAAGGCTAAGGCTACGGATCCGAGCACCTTCACCTTCACCGTCGACAAGCCCTATGCGCCGAGCTTCGTGCTGAACTGCCTGACAGCGACGGTTGCGGAAGTGGTCGACAAGAAGCTGGTTATGGAGCACGTCAAACCGGTGACGCCGTCGGCCGACAACAAATACGACAACGATTTCGGCAATGGCTGGCTAAAGACCGGCTATGCCGGCTCCGGTCCGTTCAAGCTGCGCGAATGGCGCGCCAACCAGGCTGTCGTTCTGGAGCGCAACGACAATTATTACGGTGAAAAGCCGAAGCTTGCGCGCGTCATCTACCGCTTCATGAAGGAAAGCTCGGCGCAGCGCCTGGCGCTGGAGAATGGCGACATCGACGTTGCCCGCAACCTGTCGCCGACCGACCTCGCGGCCATCGAGAAGAACGCTGAACTTACCTCCACCAATGCGCCGAAGGGCACGATCTATTACGTCAGCCTCAACCAGAAGAACCCGAACCTCGCCAAGCCGGAAGTGCAGCAGGCGTTCAAATACCTGGTGGACTATGACGCCATCAGCAAGACGCTTATCAAGGGCATAGGCGAAATCCATCAGACCTTCGAGCCGAAGGGCATGCTTGGCTCCTTGGATGAAAATCCGTTCAAGCTTGATGTTGCCAAGGCCAAGGACCTGCTTGCCAAGGCCGGCCTGCCGAACGGTTTCTCCGTGACGATGGACGTGCGCAGCATCGAGCCGGATACGGGCGTTGCCACCTCGATCCAGCAGACGCTCGGCCAGGCCGGGATCAAGGTCGAGATCATCCCCGGCGATGGCAAGCAGAAGCTGACCAAGTATCGCGCCCGTAACCACGACATCTATTTCGGCAACTGGGGCAATGACTATTGGGATCCCCATTCCAATGCCGATACGTTCACGAACAATCCCGACAACTCCGACGCCGGCACCAACAAGACGCTCGCCTGGCGCAACGACTGGACGACACCTGAACTCGACAAGGAGACAAAGGCTGCCCTGTTCGAGGTCGACGCTGCCAAGCGCGGCGCCATGTATCAGGAGATCCAGAAGAAGTATCTGGATGCCAGCCCCTTCGTCTTCCTCTTCCAGCAGACGGAAGTCGCCGGCTATCGCAAGGATGTGAAGGACTTCAAGCTCGGCCCGAGCTTCGACACCAATTTTGTCTGGCCCGTGTCGAAGTGA